The Sulfurimonas sp. genome includes the window AGTTACTTATAATGAAAAAGCAAAAACACTCATTCTCATAGCATCTAGTGATAACAAACTTGATGCTCTAAAAGACATAGTGGTGGCAAAATTTTTAAAACAAGGACTCTCTTCAAAGGTTTTAGAAGAGTTGCGTGTTGAGGATTCTTCAGGAAATAATAGAAAAATCACCTTTAAAGTTGTTGATTACATAGAGTCAAAAGAGGCTAAAAAAATAACAGCAGATATAAAAAAGATGAAGTTAAAAGTGAACGCTCAAATAGAGGGAGATGCTATTAGAGTCAAAGGAAAAAGCCTTGATGATTTACAAAAAGTGATGACTGAAATTCGTTCAGGTGAGTGGGAAGCACCACTTGTCTTTGAAAATATGAGGTAACAGATATGAGTAAAATGAGTATAGCGGATGCTGCGATAAAACTTGGTGTATCAAAAGAAGCAATCCATAACCGAATAAGAAGAGGTTCGTTAGAGTGCATAGTTGAAGATGAAATAAAGTATGTTGTCATTACAAAAAATTTACAAGTAGCTAAGAAAACTAATGTGAGAAGAGTGGTAAGTTCAGACACAGATGCAAAGTATTATAAATTTCTAGAAGAGCACAACCAAAAGCTACAAACAAAAGTTGAAAAACTTGAAGGTGAAACAAAAACTTTAAGAGATCAAAAAGAGCAGATGCTAATTTCTGAAA containing:
- a CDS encoding YajQ family cyclic di-GMP-binding protein, whose product is MAKEHSFDISAKIDMQNFKNAINMVDKEVANRYDFKGTTYEVTYNEKAKTLILIASSDNKLDALKDIVVAKFLKQGLSSKVLEELRVEDSSGNNRKITFKVVDYIESKEAKKITADIKKMKLKVNAQIEGDAIRVKGKSLDDLQKVMTEIRSGEWEAPLVFENMR